One Spea bombifrons isolate aSpeBom1 chromosome 1, aSpeBom1.2.pri, whole genome shotgun sequence DNA window includes the following coding sequences:
- the PLA2G4C gene encoding cytosolic phospholipase A2 gamma: MDMSKEEQNAILARLKKVAEGFQKLGIKTNQDQVPVVAVLGSGGSLRAMIGLLGVLAEMADLCFLDTVTYLCGTSGSTWCMASLYNSANWSTCMEKMEHTICQRISNSKCDWKDSLEKLNRRVNKDTESLTSFWAYVVIRTMTKDNTENKLSDHRAACETGTNPYPIYSAVQKQNVDKKIQHDPGTWFEFTPHKAGFPAYNSFVDTQYLGCKFKEGKLCKITPERDLCFMQGLWGSALASKEAIWGILKDHIGDTFGKAACNKGVNTSDEYKEHQSKCKKCKSLHTLLSEEQQSMDYNMKEQLLLILRKFLDDNKEKESSSDFSTEEKVGSDDCEVWKVILNCLVSLAKWEWGTTYNFLYLQNESGKVPTELSSQEYIHLIDAGLEINSAYPLMLAPYRKVDLILSFDFSEGDPFMTIKQTAEYCEKNHIPFPKIHIQNGEDEQKSPSQNCYIFEGDQKDTPVVMHFPLFNNKSCGDKVEEWREKYSSMKMSFTNLEVNDLLHVSRENVKLSKNQILEKLRNMSK; encoded by the exons GACCAAGTACCAGTTGTTGCAGTTTTGGGCTCTGGAGGCAGTCTACGTGCCATGATCGGTCTCCTCGGAGTCCTTGCAGAAATGGCTGATCTATGTTTTCTAGATACAGTTACATACCTCTGTGGTACTTCTGGATCTACCTG GTGCATGGCATCACTCTATAACTCTGCCAACTGGTCAACCTGCATGGAAAAGATGGAACATACAATATGCCAAAGAATCAGCAACAGCAAGTGTGACTGGAAGGACTCCTTGGAGAAGCTAAATCGAAGAGTGAACAAGGACACTGAATCCCTGACCTCCTTTTGGGCCTATGTTGTGATTCGTACAATGACTAAAGAT AATACTGAGAATAAGCTGTCTGATCACCGTGCAGCCTGTGAAACTGGAACAAACCCGTATCCTATTTACTCTGCAGTGCAAAAGCAAAAtgtggataaaaaaatacaacatgatCCGG ggACGTGGTTTGAGTTCACCCCGCACAAGGCTGGTTTTCCAGCATACAACTCTTTTGTGGACACACAATACCTGGGCTGTAAGTTCAAAGAGGGGAAGCTATGCAAAATCACCCCTGAGAGGGACCTCTGTTTTATGCAAg GATTGTGGGGAAGCGCCCTTGCCAGCAAGGAAGCAATCTGGGGTATCCTTAAAG ATCATATTGGTGACACGTTCGGAAAAGCAGCATGCAACAAAGGTGTAAATACAAGTGATGAATACAAAG AGCATCAAAGCAagtgcaaaaaatgtaaaagtctGCACACTCTTCTCTCTGAGGAACAACAAAGTATGGATTACAATATGAAAGAGCAGCTACTTCTCATCTTGAGAAAATTCTTAGATG ataacaaagaaaaagaatcTTCGAGTGATTTCAGCACGGAAGAAAAAGTTGGATCAG ATGACTGTGAAGTGTGGAAAGTGATACTTAATTGTTTGGTTTCTCTTGCTAAGTGGGAATGGGGAACAACCTATAACTTCCTTTACCTTCAAAATGAATCAG gTAAGGTCCCCACTGAGCTTTCCAGTCAGGAGTACATCCATCTAATTGATGCTGGACTGGAGATAAATTCTGCTTACCCATTAATGCTAGCTCCATACCGCAAAGTAGACCTCATTCTGTCCTTTGACTTCAGCGAAGGTGATCCGTTTATG accataaaacaaacagcagaatactgTGAGAAGAACCATATCCCATTCCCCAAGATCCACATTCAAAATGGAGAAGATGAGCAAAAGAGCCCTTCACAAAACTGTTACATATTTGAAGGGGATCAAAAGGACACCCCAGTGGTCATGCATTTCCCACTTTTCAACAACAAGAGTTGTGGAG ATAAAGTTGAAGAATGGAGGGAAAAGTATTCCAGCATGAAAATGTCCTTCACAAATTTAGAGGTGAACGATCTATTGCATGTCTCAAGAGAAAATGTGAAGCTGAGTAAGAATCAGATATTGGAGAAGCTTAGGAATATGTCTAAGTAA
- the LOC128467475 gene encoding olfactory receptor 6F1-like, with the protein MSEKEYSLANHSDVTYFIFRGFPGTFAIQLLYFFIFLLIYILTVTTNFLIIIMVCLDSHLHIPMYFFLSNFAVLDTWCSTAVIPNTLNYLITQNKLISRKGCLAQLCFVFSVGPTEFFLLTVMAYDRYAAICYPLRYVTIMNERICKYLAVGSWLSGFFTGWTLTIPTAMLKFCGPNHINHFFCDFVPLVKLSCSDTSLSEIVFFSFAWVVILSSLIVTTVSYSYIIKTILRIPSSLGRQKAFSTCAAHLTVVLIFYGTCVFLYVRPKANYFSDKDKILSLFYTVITPFLNPLIYSLRNKEFKVAFMKIHQRVCNSFIRF; encoded by the coding sequence ATGAGTGAAAAAGAATACTCACTTGCAAATCACAGTGACGTTACTTACTTTATTTTCCGGGGCTTCCCAGGCACATTTGCAATACAATTACTttactttttcatctttttgttAATCTACATATTGACTGTTACAACTAACTTTCTTATCATTATCATGGTTTGTCTTGACTCTCACCTACAcattccaatgtattttttcctcAGTAATTTTGCTGTTCTGGACACCTGGTGTTCAACTGCTGTTATTCCCAACACATTAAATTACCTAATCACGCAGAACAAGCTAATTTCCCGCAAGGGCTGTTTGGCGCAGCTCTGTTTTGTCTTCTCAGTAGGACCTACTGAGTTTTTTCTTCTCACGGTCATGGCCTATGACCGATATGCAGCTATCTGCTATCCCCTGCGTTATGTGACTATAATGAATGAAAGAATATGCAAGTATCTTGCTGTTGGATCTTGGCTGAGCGGTTTCTTTACTGGCTGGACATTAACAATTCCAACTGCCATGTTAAAGTTTTGTGGACCCAACCATATCAATCAttttttctgtgattttgtTCCACTGGTAAAACTGTCCTGTTCCGATACTTCATTGAGTGAGatagtttttttctcatttgcatGGGTGGTTATACTTAGCTCCTTAATTGTTACTACAGTCTCTTATTCTTATATAATTAAAACCATTCTAAGAATTCCATCCAGTCTTGGCCGCcaaaaagccttctccacctgtgCCGCCCATTTAAcagttgttttaatattttatggaaCTTGCGTCTTTTTGTATGTACGGCCAAAAGCCAACTATTTCTCAGACAAGGATAAAATATTATCTCTGTTTTATACAGTTATAACTCCATTCCTGAATCCTCTAATATACAGCCTTAGAAACAAAGAGTTCAAAGTGGCTTTTATGAAGATTCATCAAAGAGTTTGTAATTCCTTTATCAGATTTTAG